One Rosa chinensis cultivar Old Blush chromosome 3, RchiOBHm-V2, whole genome shotgun sequence DNA window includes the following coding sequences:
- the LOC112191566 gene encoding L-type lectin-domain containing receptor kinase IV.1, giving the protein MFVKLSALLVLLVLLAPAEAQDLNFIYNDGFSGRSGLNLSLDGVAEITPKGHLKLTNGTRQSSGHAFYPNPVTFKNSEKDSAFSFSTNFVFAIRSQYSTFTGHGMAFVIAPMRGLPGGLSNQYLSLFNVSNNGKFTNHVFAVELDTIENPEFSDINGNHVGIDINGLRSVKAASAGYFDGQYFKNLTLNSGKEMRVWVEYDGTKKQIEVTMAPIAVATKPPTPLLSLKYDLSPILKKTMYVGFSSSTGSFLTSHIVVGWSFRMNGQAQDLIASKLPKLPSIAGKKRSMLFTFGVPLISVSLVLLVVSGVLYVIRRKRKFAEVLEDWELDYGPQRFKYKELYIATKGFREKELLGTGGFGKVYRGLLPSSKIEIAVKRVSHESRQGMKEFVAEIVSIGRLRHRNLVQLLGYCRRKGELLLVYDYMPNGSLDKYLFDQPEVTLNWSQRFKVIKGVASGLFYLHEEWEQVVIHRDVKASNVLLDEEFNGRLGDFGLARLYDHGTDPQTTHVVGTLGYLAPEHTLTGRATKSTDVFAFGAFLLEVACGKRPTKTQGPEDVILVDWVFSCWNRSNILEARDQSFGTDFVAEEVELVLKLGLLCSHSEPAARPSMRQVVQYLAGDVALSEMSLLGLSSSDIAIGHRVGFDDYAMSYQSSLGNKSSHSSYVPESALLSGGR; this is encoded by the exons ATGTTTGTCAAGCTTTCTGCTCTCCTAGTACTACTAGTACTTCTGGCACCCGCAGAAGCCCAAGACCTCAATTTCATCTACAATGATGGTTTCTCTGGCCGTTCTGGTCTTAATCTCAGTCTAGACGGCGTAGCAGAGATCACACCAAAAGGTCACTTGAAGCTTACAAACGGCACCAGACAGAGTAGTGGTCATGCTTTCTACCCTAACCCAGTAACCTTCAAGAATTCAGAGAAAGACTCCGCTTTCTCCTTCTCCACCAACTTTGTCTTTGCCATCCGATCTCAGTACAGTACTTTCACCGGCCATGGAATGGCCTTTGTCATCGCTCCGATGAGAGGCCTCCCCGGAGGTCTGTCAAACCAGTACCTGAGCCTGTTCAACGTCTCCAACAATGGGAAGTTCACCAATCATGTTTTTGCTGTGGAGCTTGACACGATCGAGAACCCGGAATTCAGTGACATCAATGGTAACCATGTTGGGATAGACATCAATGGCTTGCGCTCTGTCAAAGCTGCTTCAGCTGGTTATTTTGATGGTCAGTACTTCAAGAACCTGACTCTTAACAGTGGTAAAGAAATGAGAGTCTGGGTTGAATATGATGGTACCAAGAAGCAAATTGAAGTGACTATGGCTCCAATTGCTGTTGCAACTAAACCCCCAACTCCACTTTTGTCTTTGAAATATGACCTTTCCCCAATTCTCAAAAAAACCATGTATGTTGGCTTTTCCTCTTCAACTGGTTCGTTCCTCACATCCCATATTGTAGTGGGTTGGAGCTTTAGGATGAATGGCCAAGCTCAAGACCTTATAGCTTCCAAACTTCCCAAGTTGCCTAGCATTGCAGGTAAAAAGAGGTCCATGCTTTTCACCTTTGGTGTGCCTCTGATTTCAGTGAGTTTGGTTTTGCTAGTGGTTTCTGGGGTGCTTTATGTCATAAGAAGGAAGAGGAAGTTTGCAGAAGTGCTTGAAGATTGGGAGCTAGATTATGGTCCTCAGAGGTTTAAGTACAAAGAATTGTATATAGCCACCAAAGGGTTTAGGGAAAAGGAGCTTTTGGGAACTGGAGGATTTGGTAAAGTTTATAGAGGTTTATTACCCTCCTCTAAAATAGAGATTGCAGTGAAGAGGGTATCACATGAATCAAGACAggggatgaaggaatttgtagcAGAAATTGTTAGTATTGGCCGGCTTCGTCACCGGAATTTAGTACAACTGTTGGGATATTGCAG GCGAAAAGGGGAGCTGCTTTTGGTCTATGACTACATGCCTAATGGAAGCTTGGACAAATACCTCTTTGATCAACCTGAGGTGACCCTTAATTGGAGCCAGAGGTTTAAAGTCATCAAAGGTGTGGCTTCAGGGCTGTTCTATCTTCATGAAGAGTGGGAACAGGTTGTGATTCATAGAGATGTGAAGGCCAGTAATGTATTGCTAGATGAGGAATTCAATGGAAGGCTAGGAGATTTCGGGCTTGCAAGATTATACGACCATGGAACGGACCCTCAAACTACTCATGTAGTTGGAACACTCGGGTACCTAGCCCCAGAGCACACATTAACAGGTCGGGCCACCAAGAGCACCGACGTGTTTGCTTTTGGGGCATTTTTGCTCGAAGTTGCTTGCGGAAAAAGGCCAACTAAGACACAGGGTCCAGAAGATGTGATTTTGGTTGATTGGGTGTTTTCTTGTTGGAATAGGAGTAACATCCTTGAGGCAAGAGATCAGAGTTTTGGTACGGATTTTGTAGCCGAGGAAGTGGAGTTGGTGTTGAAGCTTGGGCTTTTGTGCTCTCATTCGGAGCCAGCGGCAAGGCCAAGCATGCGACAAGTCGTTCAGTACTTGGCCGGTGATGTTGCTTTGTCGGAAATGTCACTTCTCGGGCTTTCTTCTAGTGACATAGCGATTGGACACCGTGTAGGTTTTGATGACTATGCTATGTCGTATCAGTCTTCTTTAGGCAATAAGTCCTCCCATTCATCATATGTTCCAGAGTCGGCACTACTTTCAGGTGGTCGTTGA